Proteins from a single region of Neodiprion virginianus isolate iyNeoVirg1 chromosome 4, iyNeoVirg1.1, whole genome shotgun sequence:
- the LOC124303458 gene encoding uncharacterized protein LOC124303458 isoform X1, with protein sequence MTMASVAVTQGSPGNPSAMLTPKRYHLQSGTGTGSPSPTASPTPGKNYDTLSKGKKSWSVRLGLSRQSQMQSEEGPKQGWGTISGGSALSRQMRYGDPWLYGTVRGSRQMVSDPRLGGSGFGGRPILVVCSCPEFLSGTTRRLGNCKKCGGHRVAGLPLGGTCRAPSAASRLRPSLAGVLRPALDDPYDLVRRSRLVEPRTRARSISPHRQGPRDGGRSQSVAWSAKEQDHWFNSEGNDSGFLQRKGWRKREGQWLQDEGGARDADSRRSILECDVNPYLLVKKQATRDEDEFSDDLSDNALELDEPQPTLFDPSKVKSIERIPARCSVAAIGGQRIRVFNEPREPSDEDEQVGDHSVTPTTGIPIPKVSPKRPPRRSRTAEAKAAPVKGILKRLRAGRPPGAKKKSVLFSVNNVVFAPAKLEFGKHSEEPEDDIEENIVSEEKVEKRPKFITIPNIRDPKSTDKVSSARKSATPPRISGIPKSIARTETVVRPATPPLPVCESVAASMNEPKTGSGKVRLEDETELEIEIEELKEQPTENDEEERHVETTETTETNDTTATRRPALQRSQSERTPTKPGMVENVQFSDTMRLSIRRRIQRDAETAGSQDSPPQLADESDPTRTLVPLPVEEAEDETEPNLPENLPTHRDAEPELPPRSNWEGFQRMRPTSWSPPPSKHKTLPQNRSSDPGTTDFKPPKPSIAADIKASFNSKVGVASSRSENVFKITVSPLQSPLVHRLQIGSEAPSRGGRRTSIMINGDQNSSGETSSNNKVTISVGGEDSVCNPTVISVNTDVSPKIQSSSENRTLVILDNYSSNIIVKPCASRADVDEDCERDSTEKRGDQAKPSVPEEGAEGKRVPSLSKEAMVSKLLEDSLKKARRNGEILDETSGEAILKILKETLLKSGDYESSESTVEPDQTYSRSSSLNSEVDFVAANMYIEENPYEVIKEPIYEEIPDDQPPPLPLSPPPSEVFQKEQMYFGEEYKEASYYKKFNSGQLLRSYFPDDFFKKPTAEELSSKIYHPSEPFAKKPSSSPEENYASKFELLNYLIDSKERTGLVEEEEDAEGELDALYEQKETSLDDLSSKSSQISNVSDSSEDGNLPLATSSSPETLKMRTVDIERTDSGVGSESSQASSSRGAVRRWRGSSGRSSGPGSLLGVMPQVVSGDAKLCQDCEQRLDPLVTISGVVYAPFVCRKCAKKRSERKEIVMEIVETEQKYGRDLQIILEEFYRPMLRAGLLTQDQLSAIFLNVEELLEHNVTLAEKLREAVEIVQESGDEDLVTMDVGKIFLESEGMLHAFESYCTRQGSASLLLQNLEKEKELLRIFLKVSQMENAVLRRMNLNSFLMVPVQRVTKYPLLLARLYKATPSNRPDIQTARNKLKQAQTNIELHLEHMNAEAKDVTSTKLWRRISIIQNGRRSIGEQDMVNIKLRKMAVEVLEWAHEEVRFALEGRLLVALPTDNNWRRGKTVKLVPVTAMLVTNGKPNTQFLDLTDDSLFPRQIGIKEATLLLVKEKIGRYSLLREPLYLDKCIVCCEADLEDYFEIQELSSKETFIFKAEDGVRTKRWCRTLQAHAQSLGAWRRRRGALANIMICGVDRN encoded by the exons ATGACGATGGCCAGTGTGGCGGTCACCCAGGGTAGCCCAGGTAACCCTTCCGCGATGCTCACCCCGAAGAGGTACCACCTCCAGTCGGGAACCGGCACCGGATCCCCTTCGCCGACGGCCTCGCCGACCCCTGGAAAG AACTATGACACCCTGAGCAAGGGCAAGAAGTCATGGAGCGTCCGACTGGGTCTCTCCCGGCAGAGCCAGATGCAGTCCGAGGAGGGTCCGAAGCAGGGCTGGGGAACGATAAGCGGGGGAAGCGCGCTGTCGCGTCAAATGCGGTACGGCGATCCGTGGCTGTACGGAACGGTTCGAGGGAGTCGGCAGATGGTTTCGGACCCCCGTTTGGGGGGCTCGGGGTTTGGGGGCCGTCCAATTCTGGTGGTCTGCTCGTGCCCGGAGTTCCTTAGCGGAACAACGCGGCGGCTGGGCAACTGCAAGAAGTGCGGGGGGCACCGGGTCGCCGGTCTCCCGCTGGGGGGCACATGCCGCGCCCCCTCGGCCGCATCGCGGCTGCGGCCAAGTTTGGCCGGAGTTTTGCGCCCGGCTTTGGACGACCCCTACGATCTGGTGCGCCGCTCGCGATTGGTGGAACCGCGCACCAGGGCCCGCAGCATAAGTCCCCACCGCCAGGGGCCCCGGGACGGTGGCCGAAGCCAGAGCGTCGCGTGGTCGGCGAAGGAACAGGATCACTGGTTCAACTCGGAGGGAAACGATTCGGGCTTTCTCCAGCGGAAGGGGTGGAGGAAGCGGGAAGGGCAGTGGCTCCAAGACGAGGGGGGCGCCCGCGACGCCGATTCTCGGCGCAGCATCCTCGAGTGTGACGTGAACCCCTATCTGCTCGTAAAGAAGCAGGCCACCCGCGACGAGGACGAGTTCAGCGACGACCTATCGGACAACGCCCTCGAGCTCGACGAGCCCCAGCCCACCCTCTTCGACCCCTCCAAGGTCAAGTCCATAGAACGCATCCCAGCGCGATGCTCCGTCGCCGCTATAGGTGGGCAACGAATCAGGGTATTCAACGAGCCCCGGGAACCCTCGGACGAAGATGAGCAGGTTGGGGACCACTCTGTAACCCCGACCACTGGGATCCCTATCCCTAAGGTCTCGCCGAAGCGGCCGCCCAGGAGGTCGAGGACCGCCGAGGCCAAGGCGGCACCCGTTAAGGGCATACTCAAAAGACTCAGGGCCGGCAGGCCACCGGGTGCGAAGAAGAAGAGCGTGCTCTTCAGTGTTAACAACGTCGTCTTTGCGCCGGCGAAACTTGAGTTTGGCAAGCACTCCGAGGAACCGGAAGACGATATCGAAGAGAACATAGTGTCCGAGGAGAAGGTCGAGAAGAGGCCGAAGTTCATCACCATCCCGAACATCAGGGACCCCAAGTCCACGGACAAAGTCAGCTCGGCCAGGAAATCGGCGACACCGCCTAGGATATCCGGGATACCGAAAAGCATCGCGCGCACGGAAACCGTGGTTAGACCAGCCACGCCGCCGCTTCCGGTTTGCGAAAGCGTTGCGGCATCAATGAACGAGCCGAAAACTGGAAGTGGGAAGGTTCGACTGGAAGACGAAACGGAGCTCGAAATTGAAATCGAAGAACTGAAGGAGCAGCCGACGGAGAACGACGAAGAGGAGCGGCATGTCGAGACGACCGAGACGACAGAGACGAACG ACACAACAGCGACCCGGAGACCAGCGCTTCAGCGCAGTCAAAGTGAGCGCACCCCAACGAAACCGGGAATGGTGGAGAACGTCCAGTTCTCGGACACGATGAGGCTGAGCATCCGCAGGCGGATCCAGAGAGATGCCGAAACCGCCGGTTCCCAGGACTCGCCACCCCAGCTCGCCGATGAATCGGATCCCACTCGCACCCTGGTCCCACTTCCGGTTGAGGAAGCGGAAGACGAGACGGAGCCGAATTTGCCGGAAAATTTACCGACACATCGGGACGCGGAACCGGAACTACCGCCAAGATCGAATTGGGAGGGGTTCCAGAGGATGAGGCCCACCAGCTGGTCCCCGCCGCCGTCTAAGCACAAAACTCTGCCCCAGAACCGAAGCAGTGATCCTGGTACTACCGACTTCAAACCGCCGAAGCCGTCAATCGCGGCAGACATAAAGGCGTCCTTTAACTCGAAGGTCGGGGTGGCCTCGAGCAGGTCGGAAAACGTCTTCAAGATAACCGTAAGCCCACTTCAGTCCCCGCTGGTCCACAGACTGCAAATTGGTTCCGAAGCACCGAGTCGCGGCGGTAGAAGAACGTCGATAATGATAAACGGGGACCAAAATTCGAGCGGAGAAACAAGCTCGAACAACAAGGTGACCATAAGCGTGGGTGGCGAGGACAGCGTCTGCAACCCGACTGTGATATCGGTTAACACCGACGTTTCGCCGAAGATCCAAAGCTCCTCAGAGAACAGGACGCTAGTCATACTGGATAATTATAGCTCTAACATAATCGTCAAACCCTGCGCGAGCAGGGCGGATGTTGACGAGGATTGCGAGAGGGATTCCACGGAGAAACGCGGGGACCAGGCAAAACCGTCTGTCCCTGAAGAAGGGGCCGAAGGGAAGCGGGTCCCATCGCTATCCAAGGAGGCGATGGTCTCCAAGCTGCTCGAAGACTCGCTGAAGAAAGCGCGAAGGAACGGCGAGATTCTCGACGAGACGAGCGGCGAGGCGATATTGAAAATACTGAAGGAGACGCTGCTCAAGTCGGGCGACTACGAGAGCTCCGAATCGACGGTCGAGCCCGATCAGACCTATTCGAGATCCTCGAGCCTGAATTCGGAGGTCGATTTCGTTGCGGCTAATATGTACATCGAGGAGAATCCGTACGAGGTGATCAAGGAGCCGATTTACGAAGAGATTCCCGATGACCAGCCACCGCCGCTTCCGCTGAGCCCACCGCCCTCCGAGGTCTTCCAAAAGGAGCAAATGTACTTCGGTGAGGAGTACAAGGAGGCGAGCTACTACAAGAAGTTCAACTCAGGTCAGTTGCTGCGATCCTATTTTCCGGACGACTTCTTCAAGAAGCCGACCGCCGAGGAACTCAGCTCGAAAATCTACCATCCGTCAGAACCGTTCGCCAAAAAGCCCTCCTCTTCGCCGGAGGAGAATTACGCCTCCAAATTCGAGCTTTTGAACTACCTTATCGACTCCAAGGAACGGACCGGACTCGTCGAGGAGGAAGAGGACGCTGAGGGGGAGCTGGACGCGCTATACGAACAAAAGGAGACCAGTCTCGATGATCTAAGCTCCAAGAGTTCACAGATATCGAACGTGTCCGACAGTAGCGAAGATGGCAATTTACCATTGGCCACTTCAAGCTCTCCAGAAACTTTGAAG ATGAGGACCGTCGACATTGAACGGACCGACAGTGGCGTTGGGTCCGAAAGCAGCCAAGCGAGCAGCAGCCGCGGGGCTGTCCGGAGATGGAGAGGAAGCAGCGGGAGATCTTCAGGCCCAGGAAGTCTCCTCGGAGTGATGCCGCAGGTTGTTTCTGGAGATGCGAAACTCTGCCAAGACTGCGAACAGCGGCTTGATCCTCTCGTCACGATCAG TGGCGTTGTCTACGCTCCGTTCGTCTGCAGAAAATGCGCAAAAAAGCGGTCCGAGCGCAAGGAGATCGTTATGGAGATCGTCGAGACGGAGCAAAAGTACGGAAGGGACCTGCAAATCATACTCGAAGAGTTCTACAGGCCGATGCTCAGGGCCGGTCTTCTCACCCAGGACCAGCTTTCCGCGATATTTCTGAACGTCGAGGAACTCCTTGAGCACAATGTCACTCTCGCCGAGAAGCTGAGGGAGGCTGTTGAGATCGTTCAG GAGTCCGGAGATGAGGACCTGGTCACGATGGACGTCGGAAAGATATTCCTCGAGTCCGAGGGCATGCTTCACGCCTTCGAGAGCTACTGCACGAGACAGGGAAGCGCCAGTTTGCTGTTGCAGAACCtcgagaaggagaaggagcTGCTGAGGATATTCCTCAAGGTGTCGCAGATGGAGAACGCCGTTCTTCGCAGAATGAACCTCAACTCTTTCCTCATGGTCCCCGTGCAGAGGGTCACAAAGTATCCTCTGCTGCTCGCGAGACTCTACAAAGCCACCCCGTCGAATCGACCCGATATCCAGACTGCCAGGAATAAACTGAAACAGGCCCAGACCAACATCGAATTACACTTGGAGCACATGAATGCC GAGGCCAAAGACGTCACGTCGACCAAACTGTGGCGCAGGATTTCCATTATTCAAAACGGAAGGCGTTCCATAGGCGAACAGGACATGGTCAACATTAAGCTACGAAAG ATGGCCGTCGAGGTGTTGGAATGGGCTCACGAAGAGGTCAGATTTGCCCTGGAAGGTCGACTTCTGGTAGCTCTGCCAACCGACAATAATTGGCGACGGGGAAAGACCGTTAAGCTTGTACCGGTAACCGCGATGCTGGTCACGAATGGAAAA CCAAACACTCAGTTCCTCGATCTTACTGACGATTCCCTATTCCCAAGGCAGATTGGAATCAAGGAAGCGACGCTTCTGCTCGTTAAGGAAAAAATCGGACGATATTCTCTGCTGAGG GAACCTCTTTACCTGGACAAGTGCATCGTCTGCTGCGAAGCAGATCTTGAGGATTACTTTGAGATCCAGGAATTATCATCGAAGGAAACATTCATATTTAAG GCGGAAGACGGTGTGAGAACAAAACGATGGTGCAGGACTCTTCAGGCCCACGCACAATCCTTGGGCGCCTGGCGTCGGCGTCGCGGTGCCTTGGCGAACATCATGATATGCGGTGTCGATCGAAATTGA
- the LOC124303458 gene encoding uncharacterized protein LOC124303458 isoform X2 — MTMASVAVTQGSPGNPSAMLTPKRYHLQSGTGTGSPSPTASPTPGKNYDTLSKGKKSWSVRLGLSRQSQMQSEEGPKQGWGTISGGSALSRQMRYGDPWLYGTVRGSRQMVSDPRLGGSGFGGRPILVVCSCPEFLSGTTRRLGNCKKCGGHRVAGLPLGGTCRAPSAASRLRPSLAGVLRPALDDPYDLVRRSRLVEPRTRARSISPHRQGPRDGGRSQSVAWSAKEQDHWFNSEGNDSGFLQRKGWRKREGQWLQDEGGARDADSRRSILECDVNPYLLVKKQATRDEDEFSDDLSDNALELDEPQPTLFDPSKVKSIERIPARCSVAAIGGQRIRVFNEPREPSDEDEQVGDHSVTPTTGIPIPKVSPKRPPRRSRTAEAKAAPVKGILKRLRAGRPPGAKKKSVLFSVNNVVFAPAKLEFGKHSEEPEDDIEENIVSEEKVEKRPKFITIPNIRDPKSTDKVSSARKSATPPRISGIPKSIARTETVVRPATPPLPVCESVAASMNEPKTGSGKVRLEDETELEIEIEELKEQPTENDEEERHVETTETTETNDTTATRRPALQRSQSERTPTKPGMVENVQFSDTMRLSIRRRIQRDAETAGSQDSPPQLADESDPTRTLVPLPVEEAEDETEPNLPENLPTHRDAEPELPPRSNWEGFQRMRPTSWSPPPSKHKTLPQNRSSDPGTTDFKPPKPSIAADIKASFNSKVGVASSRSENVFKITVSPLQSPLVHRLQIGSEAPSRGGRRTSIMINGDQNSSGETSSNNKVTISVGGEDSVCNPTVISVNTDVSPKIQSSSENRTLVILDNYSSNIIVKPCASRADVDEDCERDSTEKRGDQAKPSVPEEGAEGKRVPSLSKEAMVSKLLEDSLKKARRNGEILDETSGEAILKILKETLLKSGDYESSESTVEPDQTYSRSSSLNSEVDFVAANMYIEENPYEVIKEPIYEEIPDDQPPPLPLSPPPSEVFQKEQMYFGEEYKEASYYKKFNSGQLLRSYFPDDFFKKPTAEELSSKIYHPSEPFAKKPSSSPEENYASKFELLNYLIDSKERTGLVEEEEDAEGELDALYEQKETSLDDLSSKSSQISNVSDSSEDGNLPLATSSSPETLKMRTVDIERTDSGVGSESSQASSSRGAVRRWRGSSGRSSGPGSLLGVMPQVVSGDAKLCQDCEQRLDPLVTISGVVYAPFVCRKCAKKRSERKEIVMEIVETEQKYGRDLQIILEEFYRPMLRAGLLTQDQLSAIFLNVEELLEHNVTLAEKLREAVEIVQSGDEDLVTMDVGKIFLESEGMLHAFESYCTRQGSASLLLQNLEKEKELLRIFLKVSQMENAVLRRMNLNSFLMVPVQRVTKYPLLLARLYKATPSNRPDIQTARNKLKQAQTNIELHLEHMNAEAKDVTSTKLWRRISIIQNGRRSIGEQDMVNIKLRKMAVEVLEWAHEEVRFALEGRLLVALPTDNNWRRGKTVKLVPVTAMLVTNGKPNTQFLDLTDDSLFPRQIGIKEATLLLVKEKIGRYSLLREPLYLDKCIVCCEADLEDYFEIQELSSKETFIFKAEDGVRTKRWCRTLQAHAQSLGAWRRRRGALANIMICGVDRN, encoded by the exons ATGACGATGGCCAGTGTGGCGGTCACCCAGGGTAGCCCAGGTAACCCTTCCGCGATGCTCACCCCGAAGAGGTACCACCTCCAGTCGGGAACCGGCACCGGATCCCCTTCGCCGACGGCCTCGCCGACCCCTGGAAAG AACTATGACACCCTGAGCAAGGGCAAGAAGTCATGGAGCGTCCGACTGGGTCTCTCCCGGCAGAGCCAGATGCAGTCCGAGGAGGGTCCGAAGCAGGGCTGGGGAACGATAAGCGGGGGAAGCGCGCTGTCGCGTCAAATGCGGTACGGCGATCCGTGGCTGTACGGAACGGTTCGAGGGAGTCGGCAGATGGTTTCGGACCCCCGTTTGGGGGGCTCGGGGTTTGGGGGCCGTCCAATTCTGGTGGTCTGCTCGTGCCCGGAGTTCCTTAGCGGAACAACGCGGCGGCTGGGCAACTGCAAGAAGTGCGGGGGGCACCGGGTCGCCGGTCTCCCGCTGGGGGGCACATGCCGCGCCCCCTCGGCCGCATCGCGGCTGCGGCCAAGTTTGGCCGGAGTTTTGCGCCCGGCTTTGGACGACCCCTACGATCTGGTGCGCCGCTCGCGATTGGTGGAACCGCGCACCAGGGCCCGCAGCATAAGTCCCCACCGCCAGGGGCCCCGGGACGGTGGCCGAAGCCAGAGCGTCGCGTGGTCGGCGAAGGAACAGGATCACTGGTTCAACTCGGAGGGAAACGATTCGGGCTTTCTCCAGCGGAAGGGGTGGAGGAAGCGGGAAGGGCAGTGGCTCCAAGACGAGGGGGGCGCCCGCGACGCCGATTCTCGGCGCAGCATCCTCGAGTGTGACGTGAACCCCTATCTGCTCGTAAAGAAGCAGGCCACCCGCGACGAGGACGAGTTCAGCGACGACCTATCGGACAACGCCCTCGAGCTCGACGAGCCCCAGCCCACCCTCTTCGACCCCTCCAAGGTCAAGTCCATAGAACGCATCCCAGCGCGATGCTCCGTCGCCGCTATAGGTGGGCAACGAATCAGGGTATTCAACGAGCCCCGGGAACCCTCGGACGAAGATGAGCAGGTTGGGGACCACTCTGTAACCCCGACCACTGGGATCCCTATCCCTAAGGTCTCGCCGAAGCGGCCGCCCAGGAGGTCGAGGACCGCCGAGGCCAAGGCGGCACCCGTTAAGGGCATACTCAAAAGACTCAGGGCCGGCAGGCCACCGGGTGCGAAGAAGAAGAGCGTGCTCTTCAGTGTTAACAACGTCGTCTTTGCGCCGGCGAAACTTGAGTTTGGCAAGCACTCCGAGGAACCGGAAGACGATATCGAAGAGAACATAGTGTCCGAGGAGAAGGTCGAGAAGAGGCCGAAGTTCATCACCATCCCGAACATCAGGGACCCCAAGTCCACGGACAAAGTCAGCTCGGCCAGGAAATCGGCGACACCGCCTAGGATATCCGGGATACCGAAAAGCATCGCGCGCACGGAAACCGTGGTTAGACCAGCCACGCCGCCGCTTCCGGTTTGCGAAAGCGTTGCGGCATCAATGAACGAGCCGAAAACTGGAAGTGGGAAGGTTCGACTGGAAGACGAAACGGAGCTCGAAATTGAAATCGAAGAACTGAAGGAGCAGCCGACGGAGAACGACGAAGAGGAGCGGCATGTCGAGACGACCGAGACGACAGAGACGAACG ACACAACAGCGACCCGGAGACCAGCGCTTCAGCGCAGTCAAAGTGAGCGCACCCCAACGAAACCGGGAATGGTGGAGAACGTCCAGTTCTCGGACACGATGAGGCTGAGCATCCGCAGGCGGATCCAGAGAGATGCCGAAACCGCCGGTTCCCAGGACTCGCCACCCCAGCTCGCCGATGAATCGGATCCCACTCGCACCCTGGTCCCACTTCCGGTTGAGGAAGCGGAAGACGAGACGGAGCCGAATTTGCCGGAAAATTTACCGACACATCGGGACGCGGAACCGGAACTACCGCCAAGATCGAATTGGGAGGGGTTCCAGAGGATGAGGCCCACCAGCTGGTCCCCGCCGCCGTCTAAGCACAAAACTCTGCCCCAGAACCGAAGCAGTGATCCTGGTACTACCGACTTCAAACCGCCGAAGCCGTCAATCGCGGCAGACATAAAGGCGTCCTTTAACTCGAAGGTCGGGGTGGCCTCGAGCAGGTCGGAAAACGTCTTCAAGATAACCGTAAGCCCACTTCAGTCCCCGCTGGTCCACAGACTGCAAATTGGTTCCGAAGCACCGAGTCGCGGCGGTAGAAGAACGTCGATAATGATAAACGGGGACCAAAATTCGAGCGGAGAAACAAGCTCGAACAACAAGGTGACCATAAGCGTGGGTGGCGAGGACAGCGTCTGCAACCCGACTGTGATATCGGTTAACACCGACGTTTCGCCGAAGATCCAAAGCTCCTCAGAGAACAGGACGCTAGTCATACTGGATAATTATAGCTCTAACATAATCGTCAAACCCTGCGCGAGCAGGGCGGATGTTGACGAGGATTGCGAGAGGGATTCCACGGAGAAACGCGGGGACCAGGCAAAACCGTCTGTCCCTGAAGAAGGGGCCGAAGGGAAGCGGGTCCCATCGCTATCCAAGGAGGCGATGGTCTCCAAGCTGCTCGAAGACTCGCTGAAGAAAGCGCGAAGGAACGGCGAGATTCTCGACGAGACGAGCGGCGAGGCGATATTGAAAATACTGAAGGAGACGCTGCTCAAGTCGGGCGACTACGAGAGCTCCGAATCGACGGTCGAGCCCGATCAGACCTATTCGAGATCCTCGAGCCTGAATTCGGAGGTCGATTTCGTTGCGGCTAATATGTACATCGAGGAGAATCCGTACGAGGTGATCAAGGAGCCGATTTACGAAGAGATTCCCGATGACCAGCCACCGCCGCTTCCGCTGAGCCCACCGCCCTCCGAGGTCTTCCAAAAGGAGCAAATGTACTTCGGTGAGGAGTACAAGGAGGCGAGCTACTACAAGAAGTTCAACTCAGGTCAGTTGCTGCGATCCTATTTTCCGGACGACTTCTTCAAGAAGCCGACCGCCGAGGAACTCAGCTCGAAAATCTACCATCCGTCAGAACCGTTCGCCAAAAAGCCCTCCTCTTCGCCGGAGGAGAATTACGCCTCCAAATTCGAGCTTTTGAACTACCTTATCGACTCCAAGGAACGGACCGGACTCGTCGAGGAGGAAGAGGACGCTGAGGGGGAGCTGGACGCGCTATACGAACAAAAGGAGACCAGTCTCGATGATCTAAGCTCCAAGAGTTCACAGATATCGAACGTGTCCGACAGTAGCGAAGATGGCAATTTACCATTGGCCACTTCAAGCTCTCCAGAAACTTTGAAG ATGAGGACCGTCGACATTGAACGGACCGACAGTGGCGTTGGGTCCGAAAGCAGCCAAGCGAGCAGCAGCCGCGGGGCTGTCCGGAGATGGAGAGGAAGCAGCGGGAGATCTTCAGGCCCAGGAAGTCTCCTCGGAGTGATGCCGCAGGTTGTTTCTGGAGATGCGAAACTCTGCCAAGACTGCGAACAGCGGCTTGATCCTCTCGTCACGATCAG TGGCGTTGTCTACGCTCCGTTCGTCTGCAGAAAATGCGCAAAAAAGCGGTCCGAGCGCAAGGAGATCGTTATGGAGATCGTCGAGACGGAGCAAAAGTACGGAAGGGACCTGCAAATCATACTCGAAGAGTTCTACAGGCCGATGCTCAGGGCCGGTCTTCTCACCCAGGACCAGCTTTCCGCGATATTTCTGAACGTCGAGGAACTCCTTGAGCACAATGTCACTCTCGCCGAGAAGCTGAGGGAGGCTGTTGAGATCGTTCAG TCCGGAGATGAGGACCTGGTCACGATGGACGTCGGAAAGATATTCCTCGAGTCCGAGGGCATGCTTCACGCCTTCGAGAGCTACTGCACGAGACAGGGAAGCGCCAGTTTGCTGTTGCAGAACCtcgagaaggagaaggagcTGCTGAGGATATTCCTCAAGGTGTCGCAGATGGAGAACGCCGTTCTTCGCAGAATGAACCTCAACTCTTTCCTCATGGTCCCCGTGCAGAGGGTCACAAAGTATCCTCTGCTGCTCGCGAGACTCTACAAAGCCACCCCGTCGAATCGACCCGATATCCAGACTGCCAGGAATAAACTGAAACAGGCCCAGACCAACATCGAATTACACTTGGAGCACATGAATGCC GAGGCCAAAGACGTCACGTCGACCAAACTGTGGCGCAGGATTTCCATTATTCAAAACGGAAGGCGTTCCATAGGCGAACAGGACATGGTCAACATTAAGCTACGAAAG ATGGCCGTCGAGGTGTTGGAATGGGCTCACGAAGAGGTCAGATTTGCCCTGGAAGGTCGACTTCTGGTAGCTCTGCCAACCGACAATAATTGGCGACGGGGAAAGACCGTTAAGCTTGTACCGGTAACCGCGATGCTGGTCACGAATGGAAAA CCAAACACTCAGTTCCTCGATCTTACTGACGATTCCCTATTCCCAAGGCAGATTGGAATCAAGGAAGCGACGCTTCTGCTCGTTAAGGAAAAAATCGGACGATATTCTCTGCTGAGG GAACCTCTTTACCTGGACAAGTGCATCGTCTGCTGCGAAGCAGATCTTGAGGATTACTTTGAGATCCAGGAATTATCATCGAAGGAAACATTCATATTTAAG GCGGAAGACGGTGTGAGAACAAAACGATGGTGCAGGACTCTTCAGGCCCACGCACAATCCTTGGGCGCCTGGCGTCGGCGTCGCGGTGCCTTGGCGAACATCATGATATGCGGTGTCGATCGAAATTGA